Proteins encoded by one window of Melopsittacus undulatus isolate bMelUnd1 chromosome 23, bMelUnd1.mat.Z, whole genome shotgun sequence:
- the DCAF15 gene encoding DDB1- and CUL4-associated factor 15 produces the protein MAPSSNAERGGSGNRNRRERENLVRQLQRGRLYGHLSPRLFRKLPPRVCVSLKSIVDEELLRVGHIFLGFSKCGRFVLSYTSNSSDDDLSFYIYHLYWWEFNVHSKLKLVRQVRLFQDEEIYSDLYLTVCEWPSDSAKVIVFGFNTRSATGLLLNMMMLSDENHRDIYISIVATPAPLPCAVCRAPGSGSRQCLCQGFMLHTKYQVVYPFPTFQPAFQLKRDHVVLLNTSYSLVACAVAVRDAGDAASSQILYSHRTPPTPSPSPPRARLPPDDPEPAPLPVMGGGSPVPAPPPSPAVAKAKEFVADLFRRAQGGGEDEEEGGGPPPTPITPPPPGPGGCPPPPGPPEPGYINYTQLRYVLEPGAAEEELEDDKMSLPFLVTDLRGRSLKPLKERAAAPDQFLAVEQLTLDFEYVINEVIRQDASWARQFCSFSDYDIVILEVCPETNQVVINIGLLLLAFPSPDEEGQLRPKSYHTSLKVAWDLNTGAFVTVGVGDLTEVKGQTSGSVWSAYRKGCVDTVMRWLVPESSARYVNRMTNEALHKGCSLKVLADNERYTWIVL, from the exons ATGGCGCCGAGCTCGAACGCGGAGAGAGGCGGGAGCGGGAACCGGAACCGGCGGGAGCGGGAAAACCTCGTGAGGCaactgcagagaggaagg CTCTATGGGCACCTCTCCCCACGGCTCTTCCGGAAGCTGCCTCCTCGTGTCTGTGTCTCCCTCAAGAGCATCGtggatgaggagctgctgcgtgtggg CCACATCTTCCTGGGCTTCTCCAAGTGCGGCCGCTTTGTGCTGTCCTACACCAGCAACAGCAGCGACGATGACCTGTCCTTCTACATCTACCACCTCTACTGGTGGGAGTTCAACGTCCACAGCAAGCTCAAGCTG GTGCGGCAGGTTCGGCTGTTCCAGGATGAGGAGATCTACAGTGACCTGTATCTGACTGTGTGTGAGTGGCCGAGTGACAGTGCCAAGGTCATCGTGTTCGGGTTCAA cacgCGCTCAGCCACAGGTCTGCTCCTCAACATGATGATGCTGAGTGATGAGAACCACCGGGACATCTACATCAGCATCGTGGCTACACCAGCACCGCTGCCCTGTGCCGTGTGCCGGGCCCCCG GCTCCGGTTCCCggcagtgcctgtgccagggcttcaTGCTGCACACCAAGTACCAGGTTGTGTATCCGTTCCCCACCTTCCAACCTGCGTTCCAGCTCAAGCGGGACCACGTCGTGCTCCTCAACACCAGCTACTCCCTGGTGGCCTGTGCCGTGGCCGTGCGGGATGCGG GTGATGCTGCCTCCTCCCAGATCCTCTACAGTCACCggacccccccaaccccatccccatcccccccccgtGCCCGTCTCCCACCAGATGACCCCGAACCGGCCCCATTACCagtaatggggggggggtccccagtcccagccccccccccatcaccagcAGTGGCCAAAGCCAAGGAGTTCGTGGCCGACCTCTTCCGCCGGGCTCAGGGGGggggtgaggatgaggaggaggggggggggccccccccgacccccatcacccctccccccccggggccggggggctgcccccccccccccggcccccctgAACCCGGATACATCAACTACACCCAACTGCGCTATGTGCTGGAGCCTGGGGCGGCCGAGGAGG aGCTGGAGGATGATAAGATGTCTCTGCCCTTCCTGGTCACTGACCTGCGCGGCCGCAGCCTCAAGCCCCTCAAGGAGCGAGCGGCAGCACCG GATCAGTTCCTGGCTGTGGAGCAGCTGACTCTGGACTTCGAGTACGTCATCAATGAGGTCATTCGCCAGGATGCTTCCTGGGCCAGACAGTTCTGCTCCTTCAGCGACTATGACATCGTCATCCTCGAG GTCTGCCCCGAGACCAACCAGGTCGTCATCAACATTGGGCTCCTGCTCTTGGCCTTCCCCTCCCCGGATGAGGAGGGACAATTGAG ACCAAAGTCCTACCACACCAGCCTGAAGGTGGCCTGGGACCTCAATACTGGTGCCTTTGTGACTGTCGGTGTTGGGGACCTCACTGAGGTCAAGGGGCAGACGAG CGGCAGCGTCTGGAGCGCGTACCGGAAGGGCTGCGTTGACACCGTCATGCGGTGGCTGGTGCCCGAGAGCAGCGCGAGATACGTGAACCGCATGACCAATGAGGCCCTGCACaaag gtTGCTCATTGAAGGTGCTGGCTGACAACGAGCGCTACACGTGGATCGTGCTGTAG
- the NANOS3 gene encoding nanos homolog 3, which yields MATGERRFEVWGDYLGLAAVVAALRRMEAAVTPGAYHGYHHRYHRYNWYHHRYHGYHRHHHWHHLYNRYEHRYHNWYHHRYNRYHHGHHRYHHDHRYNRPPSVQPVPPRAPPVPPPVQPVPGRQSGGCPFCRHNGEAKQVYTGHRLRDASGRVLCPVLRSYVCPQCGATEDRAHTRRFCPLTRRGYTSVYNRSTGGQGGASGWSFPPPAVPRS from the exons ATGGCAACGGGAGAGAGACGGTTCGAGGTGTGGGGTGATTACCTGGGGCTGGCGGCTGTGGTGGCTGCGCTGCGGCGGATGGAGGCGGCGGTGACACCGGGAGC GTACCACGGGTACCACCACCGGTACCACCGGTACAACTGGTACCACCACCGGTACCACGGGTACCACCGGCACCATCATTGGCACCACCTGTACAACCGGTACGAGCACCGGTACCACAACTGGTACCACCACCGGTACAACCGGTACCATCACGGGCACCACCGGTACCACCACGACCATCGGTACAACCG ACCACCATCAGTACAACCGGTACCACCACGGGCACCACCGGTACCACCACCGGTACAACCGGTACCGGGACGTCAGAGCGGCGGCTGCCCCTTCTGCCGGCACAACGGGGAGGCGAAGCAGGTCTACACCGGTCACCGGCTCCGGGACGCATCCGGTCGGGTGCTGTGCCCGGTGCTGCGGAGCTACGTGTGCCCACAGTGCGGCGCTACCGAGGACCGGGCGCACACGCGGCGCTTCTGCCCCCTCACCCGTCGTGGCTACACCTCCGTCTACAACCGGAGCACCGGGGGGCAG gGAGGAGCATCCGGATGGAGCTTCCCACCCCCGGCGGTGCCGCGGTCCTGA